A genomic region of Chelonia mydas isolate rCheMyd1 chromosome 9, rCheMyd1.pri.v2, whole genome shotgun sequence contains the following coding sequences:
- the LOC102947436 gene encoding alpha-1,4-N-acetylglucosaminyltransferase, whose translation MLKEIQIVLWFLFVFVFALFYKLSLRSGCIFSCMPIAKQFLTQEDVMSQSRSIIFVEITDRLEPPPLVSCSAESAARIYHDRPVVFFMKGLNNSTWLDSNSTYAAFSLLSAMKNVFIFPFQMETLFQETPLLPWYHKVNATQAKHWVHISSDASRLALIWKYGGIYMDTDVISIRPIALSNFPSAEASKVSSSVVFGFSHHHWFIWDCMKDFVQNYNGRIWGNQGLILMMRRLQALCNLTNFHNVEDQSCQNISFLHPQRFYPIPYPAWRQYYKVWKRSPNFNNSYALHLWRFMNKEHKTVVAGSNTLVENLYKTYCPTTYKALIQGTEGSGHMQRNKTE comes from the exons ATGTTGAAGGAGATCCAAATAGTGCTCTGGTTCCTTTTTGTCTTTGTCTTTGCCCTGTTCTATAAACTCTCCCTGCGGTCTGGCTGCATCTTCTCATGCATGCCTATTGCTAAGCAATTCCTGACACAAGAGGATGTTATGAGCCAGAGCAGAAGCATCATCTTTGTGGAGATCACAGATCGCCTTGAGCCTCCTCCACTGGTTTCATGTTCTGCGGAGTCTGCTGCCAGGATCTACCATGACAGACCTGTTGTTTTCTTCATGAAAGGGCTGAACAATAGCACGTGGCTGGATTCAAATTCCACTTACGCAGCCTTCTCACTTTTATCTGCTATGAAGAATGTCTTCATTTTTCCTTTCCAGATGGAAACTTTGTTCCAGGAGACACCTCTGCTGCCATGGTATCACAAG GTAAATGCAACCCAGGCAAAACACTGGGTTCATATCAGCTCTGACGCCAGCAGACTTGCACTCATCTGGAAATACGGTGGGATCTACATGGACACAGATGTCATCTCcatcaggcctattgcactgtCAAACTTCCCATCGGCCGAGGCTTCCAAGGTCTCCAGCAGTGTGGTTTTTGGCTTTTCtcaccatcactggttcatttGGGATTGCATGAAAGATTTTGTTCAAAACTACAATGGACGCATTTGGGGAAACCAAGGACTCATCTTAATGATGAGAAGGCTGCAAGCCTTGTGCAACCTGACCAATTTCCATAATGTGGAGGATCAGAGCTGTCAGAACATTTCCTTCTTACACCCTCAGCGTTTCTACCCCATCCCTTACCCAGCATGGAGGCAGTACTACAAGGTTTGGAAGAGAAGCCCTAACTTCAACAACTCCTATGCTTTGCACTTGTGGAGATTCATGAACAAGGAACACAAGACTGTGGTTGCAGGAAGTAACACATTAGTGGAAAATCTGTACAAAACATACTGCCCCACCACTTATAAGGCCCTTATTCAAGGGACAGAAGGCAGTGGTCATATGCAACGAAATAAGACTGAATGA